Sequence from the Verrucomicrobiia bacterium genome:
CGAGATAATTCAGCGCGGGATCGAAGCTTGCGGGCGTAATGGTCACGGCTTTGTTCGTCGCCACGGGCTGGCCGTTGAGATAGAGCTTCATCGTGCTGCCGTTGCACGTCACGGCCACATGCTGCCAGCCGCCGGTGGCCAGCGGCGCGGTTTCGACGATCTGCTCGCCGCCGGAACTGTTCGTTGTGATGGCAAAACGCAACGTGCCACTGCCGCTGCTGGGCGTGAGGAACAGGTATTGCATGGTGCCGTTGCCGAAATCAAAGATGCGTTGCCACGCGTTGCCGCCGTTCCAATAAACCCACGCGGCGACGGTGAAATTCGTCACGCCACTCATCAAGTTTGCGGGCAACATGAAGCTCTGGCTGGAACCGTCAAAGGCCGCAGCGGAACCAAATTTGCCGGCGCCGTAAGCAGGCGTGCCATTGGTGACGATGGGGTGATTGGCGTTGCGGGAGCTGTCGGCCAGGTTTCCATCGAACGAGTATTTCGCGATCAGCGCGTTGCCGCCAGTCGGCTGCGCGATCACTTGCGCCGAGTTCGCGGAGGCGTTCAACGAGCGGTCCACCGCCTTGACGACGTAGTAATAATTCTTCGGTTCATTCGCAAATTTGTCGGTGAACGAATTGGTCGTCAGCCCCCGCGCGCAAATTTCGTAAGGCCCGCTGGAATTGGTGCTGCGCAGCACGGTGTAACCGGCGAAGTCAGGCGCACTGCTCGCGGTCCAGTTCAATTGCACCGAGCGCGCGTTCGCCACGGCGCTCACGCCGGTCGGCGGCGGCGGAGCCACGAATTCCACGGCGGCATTGGTCGGAATGAACCGCCATTCATGGTCGAGCGTGCCGTTGTCGTCCCATTGTAAAATCGTCGCCCCATTGGCCGTGGACGCGCCGTTGACGGCCATGACCTTGTTGCACCAGCGGGTGCGGATCTTGAACCAGCCGTTGGTAGTGTATTGCAAGATCCACTGTTCAAAAATGTTTGTTCCGCCGCTCCATTGTTGAATCGTTGCCCCATTGGCATACGAGCCACCCTGCACATCCACGGTCACGCCACTGTGCGCCGCCGTAATGGTGTAATAGCTGTAGTCGCCGCCAAACGTGTTCGGCAACGGATTGACGTCCCATTGCTGATTGAGTCCGTTGGTGTAGGTGCTTTGGGTGAGTTGCACGCCGTTGGCCAGGCTGCTGTTCGGCACTTGGAGCACTTTTCCACTGTTGCGATTGACGATGAGATAACGGCCATTGATCAGCGGCGGCACATCCGCACCCCAGGTGATGTTCACCACTTTCTCCGCGTTGCGGTGCGCAGCCGATCCGTAGGTGCCATCTCCTGTCGTCGTCACCGTATAATCACGCCTCGGCCCGTCGCCGTCGTAAAACACATCACGATCTTTGGAGAAAAAACGGTAAGTGGTCGGCAACGCCTGGCGCTCCGATTCGCCGACAAATGCCTGCACCGCGCCGTTGGTGCCCCGAT
This genomic interval carries:
- a CDS encoding RICIN domain-containing protein codes for the protein YRAERQASQQKFYDTTGLLVTNSIIVTNNIRISGGNTLNTDAANFWYNFLKPRLDEGNTHQLAGNFDNFASFFQNVSTSGDHATDDEMHNVMEAMVGVEYGLNTGIWWGAAERARGEFVKASSGKRLAYAEHRDNWTAASVYRGTNGAVQAFVGESERQALPTTYRFFSKDRDVFYDGDGPRRDYTVTTTGDGTYGSAAHRNAEKVVNITWGADVPPLINGRYLIVNRNSGKVLQVPNSSLANGVQLTQSTYTNGLNQQWDVNPLPNTFGGDYSYYTITAAHSGVTVDVQGGSYANGATIQQWSGGTNIFEQWILQYTTNGWFKIRTRWCNKVMAVNGASTANGATILQWDDNGTLDHEWRFIPTNAAVEFVAPPPPTGVSAVANARSVQLNWTASSAPDFAGYTVLRSTNSSGPYEICARGLTTNSFTDKFANEPKNYYYVVKAVDRSLNASANSAQVIAQPTGGNALIAKYSFDGNLADSSRNANHPIVTNGTPAYGAGKFGSAAAFDGSSQSFMLPANLMSGVTNFTVAAWVYWNGGNAWQRIFDFGNGTMQYLFLTPSSGSGTLRFAITTNSSGGEQIVETAPLATGGWQHVAVTCNGSTMKLYLNGQPVATNKAVTITPASFDPALNYLGKSQWPDPPFNGQLDELHLFNYALSDAEITRLKNNQAPPPAEPTTLLTSINGDLLNCSWPANYVGCKLQMQTNTLTTGLGTDWVDVAGSENTNQVSLPVNAAGSVFFRLIYP